Within the Vigna angularis cultivar LongXiaoDou No.4 chromosome 10, ASM1680809v1, whole genome shotgun sequence genome, the region tccagcagcgaacgagcgctcgaccaccgaacgaacggtcgtccagtgtggaacgaacggttgtccagcagtaagaggtcgacgagcgtccgttctctggtggacaatcgttcgttccacactggacgaccgttcgttcggtggtccagcgctcgttcgctgctggacgagcgctcgttcgctgctggacgagcgctcgttcgtcatctcagcattcactcatcaatttttttaacgccgtttgacactatttaacggaaaggatcgatttgttgcaattttcataaaattgggacccaattgagattttcagaaagaaagggacgaaattgagattccatgcgaaaatagggacttagtgaatgattaaaccataTTATTTTGTCTTGTGAAACATATCTATTGAAACAAGTGGTgattttttctgattttgaatATTGGTGAAGGAAAAGGAAGcatcaaatcaatcattacTAGGGCAAACATTAGATGGTCCCATCGTAAAACTTTTTGAATTTATAATGAAGTAATTTGTTGGTAGCTGTTGGTAGCTAGCTGCTGCGTACTACACCACAAATACGTTATCTCTACCTCTCTTCCTCATCCACCATTCATATAAACACTTCATTCCCTAGCAAATAACTCAACACAACAACCGCATTCAAAGCATAGTAATGGCTAAAGACGAGTTGAAGCTTTTGGGTGGGTGGTTCAGTCCTTATGCCCTAAGGGTGCAGATTGCCCTTAACCTGAAGGGTGTAGATTACGAGGTTATTGAAGAGACCTTGAATCCCAAAAGTGAACTTCTTCTTAAGTCCAATCCTGTGCACAAGAAAATTCCAGTTCTTCTCCATGCAGATAAACCCATATGCGAATCTGGAATCATAGTCGAATACATCGATGAAGTTTGGACCCATGCTCCCTCCATCCTTCCACAAAATGCCTATGATCGAGCTAATGCCAGATTTTGGGTTGCTTACATCGATGACAAGGTATATACACttaatttttctcttgaaaCTCGTGAATATACACTTAAATTCATtacatcataaaaatatattcttttttgttGTGGGAATAGTGGCTTCCGCCCATGAGAAATATTCTGATAGCTGAAGATGATGAGGCAAAAAAGCCACACTTTGAGATAGTAGAGGAGGCAGCAGGGAGGTTGGAAGAAGTGCTAAAGAAGAGCAGTAGTGAAGGGAAGGCATTTTTTGGAGGAGATACGATTGGATTCATTGATATTGGTTTTGGTAGCTTTCTGAGTTGGACGAGAGTGATAGAGAAGATAAATGGAAGAAAATTGCTGGATGAAACCAAGCACCCAAGTTTGGTACAGTGGGCTGAAACATTTGCTGCTCATCCTGCTGTCAATGGCTTTCTACCAGAAATTGACAAGCTTATTGAATTTTCCAAGATTTTAAAGCTAAAGTTAGCTGCTGCAAAGTAAATTAATCAAGTTAATTCAGGGATGAATTTCAAATGGTTGTTCTAAGCTATGCGTTTAGCAACTATCTTCATTTAGAActtatgataaatttaaaataaagtacaaTCATTTGTAAtttgttgtgcttttgagtTTTAATGTAATGTCtcaactttcaaaatttcatgacatcaatattattattaggaGTTTAGTTTAAGTTGTGACTCTTCTttccatttatatatttgtaaatatagAATTAAATGTTTCtgaatgtttttatattaaaaatttaagatgaGTTACAAGTcgtaaattaaataaaactgatAAATTAGACTTCTACATAAGTAGAAAAACTTatgaattcattattttaaaata harbors:
- the LOC108343858 gene encoding glutathione S-transferase U18, with translation MAKDELKLLGGWFSPYALRVQIALNLKGVDYEVIEETLNPKSELLLKSNPVHKKIPVLLHADKPICESGIIVEYIDEVWTHAPSILPQNAYDRANARFWVAYIDDKWLPPMRNILIAEDDEAKKPHFEIVEEAAGRLEEVLKKSSSEGKAFFGGDTIGFIDIGFGSFLSWTRVIEKINGRKLLDETKHPSLVQWAETFAAHPAVNGFLPEIDKLIEFSKILKLKLAAAK